The sequence caggtgcttccacacaaaTGTGGTTCCTTTGTTAATTAGGTAAGGATTGTGTTGCATTCCTCCAGtaaagttccagacacttgtagtgTGGTGGCCCAAACGCCCTATGTATTACCAGTCAATTTAAATCTGTTTAAGGTCAACATGATGGAATCACCAACAAGAGACCATATTTCAGACGGGTAAGGAAAGGCTACCTATTgtatagctagctatgtttcctCTACCACTGCCCCAGAGGACATCATTAGTGACCAACCTAGTAACTTTAATCTCAGAATAATCACCATTGTTGTCTAATTCCCATACTGCTCCTACTCTAATCTGATTCTAAGGAATTATTCCTAGATTGGGTTTATCTGTGTCAGTTTAGTGGGATAATTTCCTCCCTTCTGGGTTGTCTTCCCTTCCAGGCCGACGGGCCGCACCCCTGGGGTGGAGGACTCTCCCTTGCCCCCTATCGCGGAGCGCCTGGCGCACCTGTGTGCCTCCAGAGAGCTGCTGGAGTTCTACAGGGGGAAAGTCGCCCAGTTTGATGGAGTACACGAGGATCTGTTGGAGAAGTACAGATGCACTACAGAGGACCAGGTaaactgtgagtgtgtgtgtgtgtgtgcattcatctGGAGAAGTACAGAGCAAccaggagagagtgtgtgtgtgaccaaaatCAGTGATATGCCTTCAACAGGGTAAAAATTTGGGCGCGAGAGTAGAGCATGTCAATTCACATACACTGCGTAGCGTATACCAACTTAATTCTCATGAGAATTCATAAACCGTTGTATCAACACAGGTAGGCTACTGATTAACCTTGGCTTACAGCCCTGTGTGCCTTTCTGGAGGCGCCAGGCGTTTAACTACATCCTCAGCCTACTAAGCATAGGGAAGATAATAACAATTCCTCTCAGTACTTTTCTACAAACGACCCACGCAATTTATCTGCTTATTTTACCAGCGTTGCGCCACATAGACGCAAGAGAAATTTGGCTTGCTTTCGAATTTTCTACGCTATGATGCCGTTGACGCTCGCGGCCCGTCTGTTTTCTCTCGTTCACTCCTGTGccttctatactgaacaaaaaaatataaaacgcaacaacttctaagattttactgagttacagttcatataaggaaatcggttaactgaaataaattcattaggccctaatctatggatttcatatgactgggaatacacatACCttaaaattgccattgataaaatgctattgtgttcattgtctgtagcttatgcctgcccataccataaacccTCCGCCACGAtggggcactctattcacaacggtgacatcagcaaaccgctcgcccacgtGACACCATACACTTGgtttgtggttgtgaggccggttggacatactgacaaattctctagaatgatgttggaggtggcttattttagagaaatgaacattacattctctggcaacagctctggtggacagtcctcatgccaattgcacgctgaCCTCAACTTGAGACttctgtggcgttgtgtgacgACAACTACACATTTCTGGCTGTTTATTGTCCCCATCACAAAGGgcccctgtgtaatgatcatgctgtttaatcagctacttgatatgtcacacctgccAGGTAGctgggttatcttggcaaaggagaaatgctcactaacagtgacgtaaacaaatttgtggacaaTTTGATAGAATTAAgcttcagggatcttttatttcagctcatgaaacattggaccaagactttacatgtttatatttttgttcagtgtaattccaGCCCGTTCAtgcacgtaaaaaaaaaaaaaaaaaaagctttttgttttctttgggctttaatccctctctctccctgccctccaaCAGAAACTGCAGTGGGAGGTGGAGGTCTCTGAATTGCAgaaggctctgagagagagggaacaggcaCTGCGCCTGTACTCAGAGAACAACATACTCAAGATCAGGTGAGCTCTCATTTGATTCACAATTACACTTAACAATTGCAATTGACATTTCCAGCTTTACATTTCTGAGACTttttcaaaataatgtttttctaTTGTCTTTGTGTGCAGAGAGCAGGAGGACAGCAAGAGGATCCAGCACTTGTTAGCCCTGGTGGGGCCAGACATTGGGGGGATAACTTACTTCCACAGCGACCCTTCATACAAGGTGGGAGGTCAGTCTCCAGGATCTATTCTACCCCATTGTCTTATGTCACATTACATGGGGcgacagcgtagcctagtggttagtgttggacttgtaaccaaaaggttgcaagttcgaatccccgagctgacaaggtacaaatctgtcgttctgcccctgaacaaggcagttattgaaaataattgaaaataagaatttgttcttaactgacttgcctagttaaataaaggtaaaataaacatGACTTTGGACAGGGAGCGATATCTAGTTGGCCACTTGAAAGACTGTTGTCTCTCTGCTGTAGGTTACCATAGCCCAGAAGAAACTAGAGCCCAGGATTCTGGATCATCGGAAGACCACAAAATCAAGAACTGGATGTGAAAAAGGTTGACGATATCTCAAGTCATGAAAAATATTTTATGTTATGCTGTTGTAGAAGGTTTTTAGGTAAAATCATTCTAGATGGCATTTGGTTAAAATGTTCTCAAACTACCTAGCTGAGAGTTACAAGATTAACCGAAGCCTAAGGAGAGGAGCTAAAGTCTCATTAAGTAGGATTACAGTGGGCTCTTAGCACAAATCCGTTTACAGAAATGTAGAATAATCTGTGTTTGGAGAGCAATATTTCTCTGTGCTGACTTTTGTCTGTGAGCAGAGGGTAACCAGAAATCTAGATCAGAGGAGGGAGTGGTGAATGGAGGAAGCCCAGAGCAGTACAGAAGAGACAACCAGACCTTAGTACTACAGGTAGTCACGAATACACGCACACAAAAAAAACGAATTTAGCTCTTTGAACACTTGCTGTAAGTTGAACTGGTGTAATGTGCCTACCTGTGTAGGTGGAGGTGCTGCCGGTTCAGATGGAGGAGCAGACAGGTCTGTCCAAAGAGAAGGTGGAGTCTCTGCTGGAGGACAGGAGGATCCACGTGGAGGAGGGACAGGTCCAGCACCAGAGAGACCAGGACCCCATCACTGCACTCACTGACAAGTGTGTTCACTATCTACCACATGCCACTTTTGCCTCATATTCCTCCTACTTTAC comes from Salmo trutta chromosome 7, fSalTru1.1, whole genome shotgun sequence and encodes:
- the LOC115197054 gene encoding coiled-coil domain-containing protein 77, with amino-acid sequence MMESPTRDHISDGPTGRTPGVEDSPLPPIAERLAHLCASRELLEFYRGKVAQFDGVHEDLLEKYRCTTEDQKLQWEVEVSELQKALREREQALRLYSENNILKIREQEDSKRIQHLLALVGPDIGGITYFHSDPSYKVTIAQKKLEPRILDHRKTTKSRTGCEKEGNQKSRSEEGVVNGGSPEQYRRDNQTLVLQVEVLPVQMEEQTGLSKEKVESLLEDRRIHVEEGQVQHQRDQDPITALTDKLEGTQNLTDESSRDFLQLKLETQAREKGWMVEKDRLLQELNTNQDRLREARDGHGREQPGFRGPSSMAQPDTQHVQREELRSLQGAYRLVEMYREQCVTLETDLAQIREEGDVGREIFKDRSDKIAKRLQMMTQRYEALKKKAAMEVEGFKTDIKHLRQKLNDMEKQLFKVTLNVGLDHPTRDASDQRSDQEGPGGAEGQDLRAGERPPLQLRYSPDCPTGDLGTIQ